In Candidatus Deferrimicrobiaceae bacterium, the genomic stretch GAAGCATTTCCAGGATGTCCAGGACTTCGAGTTCACCGTGGAGGGCGGAAGGCTCTCCATGCTCCAGACCCGCAGCGGGAAGAGGACAGCCGCCGCCGCGCTGAAGATCGCGGTGGACATGGTGAAGGAGAAGCTCATCACGAGGGAAGAGGCGGTCATGCGGCTCGAACCGCAGTACATCGATCAGCTTCTTCACCCGGTCATCGACCCCAAAGCGAAGGTGGAGGTCGTCGCCAAGGGGCTTCCCGCCTCCCCGGGGGCCGCGACCGGGGCGGTCGTGTTCCACGCCGACCGGGCGGTGGAGCTTGCCTCGGCGGGGAAGGCCGTCATCCTCGTGCGCAAGGAGACGAGCCCGGACGACATCCACGGCATGGACGTGGCGCGCGGGATCCTCACCGCCAGGGGGGGGATGACATCCCACGCCGCGGTGGTCGCACGCCAGATGGGAAAGACGTGCGTCGCCGGGTGCGAGTCGATCGAGGTGGACGAGGTGACCAACCGCTTCCTCGCCGGCGGCATGGTGATCCGGGAAGGGGATTTCATCTCCCTCAACGGAAGCACGGGCGAGGTCATCCTGGGGGAGGTCCCGCTCATCGCGCCCAAGATGACCGGGTCGTTCGGGACCCTCATGTCGTGGGCCGACTCCTTCCGGAGGTTGAAGGTCCGGGCCAATGCGGACACATCGCGCGATGCGAGAACGGCGAGGGAATTCGGGGCCCAGGGGATCGGGCTCTGCCGGACGGAGCACATGTTCTTCGCCGAGGACCGGATCCCGATCATGCAGAAGATGATCCTCGCCCGCACGAGGGAGGAGCGCGAGCAGGCTCTGGAAGAGCTGTTGCCGATGCAGCGGGAGGACTTCAAGGGGCTCTACCGGGAGATGAAAGGGTATCCGGTGACCATCCGCCTGCTGGATCCGCCGCTGCACGAGTTCCTTCCCCGGCGCGAGGACCTGATGGTCGAGGTCACGAAGCTGGAGCTGATCCATGCCGACCGCTCGATCATCGAGGAAAAGAAACAACTGCTCGAGCGCGTGGAGGAGCTGCACGAGATCAACCCGATGCTGGGCTTGCGGGGGTGCCGCCTGGGGATCGTGTACCCGGAGATCAGCCGGATGCAGGCGCGGGCCATATTCGAGGCGGCCTGCGAGGTGATCCGGGAGGGGATCCGGGTGCAGGTCGAGGTGATGATCCCTCTGGTCAGCATGGTCCGCGAGATGAAGTCCCAGAAAGACCTGGTCGTCGAGGCGGCGACGGAGACGATGAAGAGGTACAAGAAGAAGATCTCCTACACCGTGGGGGCGATGATCGAGGTCCCGCGGGCCGCGGTGACGGCGGACGAGATCGCCGGCGAGGCGGAATTTTTCTCGTTCGGGACGAACGACCTGACGCAGACGACCTTCGGCTTCTCTCGGGACGACTCGGGGAAATTCATCCAGCATTACCTGTCTTTTTCCGAGTTGTGCCCGCGATGCGGCGAGAAGATCGGGAAAGACCTCTCCTGCACCGTCTGCAAGGTCAAATACACGAAGCGTCCCGACAACATCCTGGACAGGGACGTCTTCGTCACGCTGGACCAGGAAGGGGTGGGCTTTTTGGTCCGGATGGGGTTGGAGAAGGGAAGGGCGGTCCGGCCGAACCTGAAGGTGGGGATCTGCGGGGAACATGGCGGGGATCCGCGGTCGGTCGAGTTCTGCCACCGGGCGGGGCTGGATTACGTCTCCTGCTCCCCGTACCGTGTGCCCGTAGCGCGCCTTGCCGCTGCCCAGGCGGTCTTGAGGGAAAAGGCAGCCGCGAAGGCGGAGTCGATAAAGAAGAGGAAAAAATAAGGGGTTCCCCTGTTTCCAAAGAGCGGCGGCCCCTTCCGAAGCGACCGGCTTATTTTTACCCTTTACATCTTTCGGGAAACACCATATATTGGGCCCAATAGGGACCTCAACCACATTATATTGATTTTTTGCGATATTTCCGGGGGGTCTGCCAGGGGATCCATGAAGCTTAGAAAGCTTGAACTTTTCGGATTCAAATCCTTCTACGACAAGATCAGCTTCGACTTTTCCGACGGCATCACGGCGATCGTGGGCCCCAACGGGTGCGGGAAGTCGAATATCGTCGACGCCATCCGGTGGGTGCTCGGGGAGCACGCCCCCTCCTATCTGCGGAGCAAGGTCCTGGAAGACGTGATCTTCGCCGGCTCCGACGCCGCCGGCCCGATGGGGATGGCCGAGGTTTCCCTGACCTTCAGCAATGAAGACGGAGTCGCCCCTCCCGGGTACGAGGCCTACGCCGAGGTGCAGGTCACCCGGCGCACCTTCCGCGACGGCGAAAGCGAGTTCTTCATCAACCGGATCCCCTGCCGGCTGAAAGACATCGCCGAGCTGTTCCTCGACACGGGCGCGGGCGCGCGCGGGTACGCCATCATCGAGCAGGGCAAGATCATGACCATCGTGAACGCCCGGCCCGAAGAAAAGAGGATGATCATCGAGGAGGCGGCCGGGGTGGCCAAGTTCCGGGTCCGGAAGAAGGAAGCGGAGCGCAAGATGGAGAACACCCGGCAGAATCTTGCCCGGGTGAGGGACATCCTCGACGAAGTCAGGCGGCAGCTGGGGAGCCTGGAGCGCCAGGTTCGCAAGGCGGAGAAGTACAAGGTGCTCAAGGACGAACTCCGGGATCTCGACCTCGGGATCGCGGAACGGAGATTTCGGATCCTCACGCAGGAGAGGTCCCGCATTGCAGGGGAGCTTTCCTCTCTGGAAGACGCGCTTTTCGCCCTTCGCTCGGAGATCACGGCCCTGGAGGCGGAACGGGAATCGGAGAGGTTGCGGCAGGCGGAGGCGGAAGCCGCCGTGGGCTCCCTGCGCGCGGTCCACGCGGGCCTGAAAGAGGAAATCGCCCGGAGGCAGGCGGAGTGGGAGGGGAAGGGCCGGGAGGCGCAGCAGCTCTCCGCGCTGGTCACGGAGACGGGGGAGGAGATCGTATCCCTTACGGCGGAGGCCGCCGAGCTTTCCCGCCGGATGCGGGAAGCGGAGGAGACCGCCCGCAAGGTCCAGGAAGCACGGACAACCTCGCGCGAACGGCTTGCCGGTTTGGCGGCGGAGGCGGAGAAGGCGCAGGCCGGGTTCACCGAGACCCACGGGATGGCCGAGCAGGCGAAATCCGACCTCATGGTGCGCGTGGCTCTCCACTCGAACGCCCTCTCCGGGGCGGAGTCGGTTCAGAAAGTGATCGAGGAGAACGCGAGGGCGGTGGCACGGTTGAACGATAGGGTCGCGGAGTCGGAGGCCCTCGCCCGCGGCGCGGAGGAACAGCACGGCCAGGCGTGCGCGGCCGGGGAAGAGGGCCGGGAAGGGCTGGCGGGGGTGGAAAAGGAGTGGGAGGAGACGGGATCGCTCCTGGCCGAACAGACCGCACGCCTCGACACGGTGGCCGATACCCGCAGAAAAACGGAAGGCAGGCTCGAGGCGACCCATTCCCGCCTGTCCGCGCTCTCCCGGGTGCAGGAGCAGCGGGACTGGGCCTCATCGGGTGTCCGGGCCGTGCTGCAGCACTACCTGGGAAACGGTGACGGGGGCAGAGAACACGGCATCTACGGGGTCATCGGGGAACTGCTCGAGACCGACGCGCCGTACGAAAGAGCCGTGGAGGCGGTCCTCGGCGAGCGGATCCAGTCCATCGTCGTCCGGGACCAGGCCGAAGGTCTTTCCGCCCTCCAGTACCTCAAGGAATCCCGCGAGGGGAGGGGAGCGTTCATGCCGGTGACGCTGCGGACGCGTGAGGAACTCCCCCCCTACGGGAAGGAGGAGGGCGTGATCGCCCCGCTGACCGAGGTCGTGCGCGTGCCCGAGGAGTGCGGGGATCTCGTGCGCGGCCTGCTGGGGGGGATCCTCCTTGTGCGCGACCTGCAAAGCGCCCTCATGCTCTGGAACCGAAACGGCGTGTGGAGCTCCTACGTGACCCTCGACGGCGATTTGATCACCGCCGACGGCATGCTGGTGGGCGGCGCGCAGGAGCAGGGGGAGTCCCGGGTCCTTGCGGTGAAGCGCGAGATCCGGGAACTCGAGCAGGAGATGGAGAGTCTCTCGGCCGAGCGGTCCCGGAACGTGGAGGAAGAGGAGGAGGCAAGGAGTGCCCGGGCGTCGCTCGAGGGGAGGCATAAGGATCTGTTCTCCCTGCGCGAGGAGCAAAAAGGGCGGCATGCCGAGGCGCAGCAGAGGAGGGCCGTGCTCGAGGTGGCGATGCTGCAGGCCCGCGCCACCCTCGGGTCGCTCGTCCAGGAAAGGCAGTACCTCGAGGCCGAACTCTCCCGGATGACATCGGAACGGGATGCCTCGGAGGAAGTTGCGAGGAAGTCCGGCCACGCCCGGGGAGAAGAAGAGGAGCGCGTCCGGACGCTTGTCGCCTTGGTGGAGGAGAGGCGGGACGCGATGGAGGAGATTCGGACGAAGCTCCACGCCGCGGAGATCGAGTGGACGGGGCTCGACGAGAAGTTCCGGTCCGGGGAGGCGCTTCTCGCGGGGTTGCGGGAGTCGTACGAGGGAAGACTGGCCATGGTCGAGGAACGGGAGAGGCGCATCGCGGCCTACGAGGGGAAGGTGGCCGAGCTCTCTCGCGCCGTCGAGGAAGGCCGGGGAGCCATCGAGGCGGCCGCCGTCGATCTGGCGGCGAGGCAGGAGGAAATCGACCGGCGCCTCGGCGAGAACGCGGAGCTGTCCGCGGGGATTGCGTCGAGGGAAGGGACGCTGAAAGAAAAACGTCAGCGCGAGACCGCCGAGATCACCCGTCTCTCGGAGCAGCGGCTTGCGGCCCAGCGCGTGGAGATGGACCTGGAGCACCTGGACAACACGATCTACCAGAGGTACGAGGTCCATCCCTCGGAGATCGCCGGCCGGACGGACGCCGGAGGGGAAGAGGAGGGAGAACTGTCCGGCTGGGAAGCCCGGGTCGGAGAGGTGCGGGCGCGCATGGCCGCCATCGGCGAGGTGAACCTCGCCTCCCTCGAGGAGCACCGGGAGCTCGCCGAGCGTCACGCCTTCCTCCTGTCGCAGAAGGAGGACCTCGAGAAATCCCTCGAGGATCTCGCCAAGGCCATCCAGAGAATCAACCGGACGACGCGGGACCGGTTCTCCGCGGCGTTCGACAGCATCAACGATAAGTTCCAGGAGATCTTCCCCAAACTGTTCCTGGGGGGACGGGCCGCCCTGAAACTGCTCGACGAGGGAAATCTGTTGGAATCGGGCGTGGAGATCGTGGCGCAGCCGCCGGGCAAGAAGCTCCAGTCCCTGAACCTCCTCTCCGGAGGGGAGAAGGCGCTGACCGCCATCAGCCTCATCTTCTCGATCTTCCTTGTCAAACCTTCTCCCTTCTGCCTGCTCGACGAGGCGGATGCCCCCCTGGACGATGCCAACATCGACCGGTTCAACTCGATCGTCCGGGAGATGTCGTCGAACTACCAGTTTCTCCTCATCACGCACAACAAGCGGACGATGGAGCTCGCCGACGTGTTATACGGAATCACCATGGAAAAACCGGGCATCTCCAAGGTGGTTTCGGTGCAATTCCAGTCCTGACGCCCCCTCGCTCGAGACGGGTCCGGATGGCCACCCACGACGACAAGCGAAACGGGTCCTTTCTCTCGCGCCTCAAGATCGGGCTGTCGAAAACCCGCGAGCTCCTCTTGATGAACGTCGAGGCGGTCGCCCGCGGGATCGGTCCGGTGGACGAAACCGTCCTGGCGGAGCTGGAGGAGGCGCTCATCCTGGCCGACGCGGGCGCGGATCTCGCCCGGAAGTACAGGGAAGGTCTCCGGACGAAGTGGCGACGGGGGGAATTGCCGAACGTCGATGCGCTTCGCACCGAGCTGCGAAAAATGGTCGCGGAAACCCTCGCTCCGAGGATGGTGCCTTTGTCGGTGGCGCCCCCCTACCCGTTCGTCGTCCTCGTGGTAGGGGTGAACGGCGTCGGGAAAACGACCACGATCGGCAAGATCGCCCACCACTTGGGGGAGGAGGGGCACCCCGTCCTCCTTGCGGCGGGCGACACGTTCCGGGCCGCCGCCATCGGGCAGTTGAGGGTGTGGGCCGAGCGGGCGGGAGCCGACATCGTCCATCACAAGGAAGGGTCCGATTCCTCCGCCGTCGTCTTCGACGCGCTCCGGGCCGCCAAGGCGAGGGGGTCGCACGTCGTTCTGGTCGACACGGCCGGGCGCCTTCACACCAAGGCGCACCTGATGGAAGAGATGCGCAAGGTCGTGCGCGTCATCGGGAAGGAGGTTCCGGGCGCTCCCCAGGAAGTGCTCCTCGTTCTCGACGCAACCAACGGCAGGAACGCCATCGCCCAGGCGAAGACCTTCCAGGAGGTCACCGGGGTCACCGGGATCGTTCTCACCAAACTGGACGGTACCGCGAAGGGGGGTGTGGTCCTCGCGGTCACCCAGGAAACCGACATCCCCATCCGGTTCATCGGAGTGGGGGAATCGGTGGACGATTTGAAGCCATTCGATGCCGCAAGCTTCGCCTCCGCGATCTTCTGATACTATTCCCCAATGATGGACGCCCTTTTCCTCCAGGTGATCGGGGGGGTATTCCTGCTCCTGTACGGAGTCCGGCTGACCGGACAGGGGTTCGAGCTCGCGTTCGGGGCGAAGCTTTCCCGGCTCTGGGTCGGCCCCGGCGGCGGCAGATTCCGCGCCTTCGGCGCGGGGGTCTTGAGCACCTCCCTGATCCAGAGTTCGGGCGCCGTCGTCGCGATGGTTGTCTCGTTCACCGAGATCGCGCCTCTTTCCCTGCCCCAGTCCCTCGCGGTCGTCCTCGGCGCCGACTTGGGGAGCACGGTCACCATCCAGATCCTGTCTTTCCGGATTTACCAGTACGCCTTCCTCGTCGTTTCCATCGGCGTGATCCTCTCCCTGTGGGGAAGAAAGAGAACCCTCCGGGCGATCGGGCAGGGAATCCTCGGGTTCGGCCTCCTCCTGCTCGCCCTGAAGTTCCTTGCGGGCGCCGCCTCGGAGATCGGAAGCGTCACTTCCCTTCGCCTCCTGATGGCGGATCTCGCGCAGGCCCCGCTGGTCTCGTTCCTCTTGGGCGTGCTCCTGAGCGCCCTGTTCCAGAGCGGGACGGCGGTCATGATTCTCCTGATCGCGTTCTCCCAGCAGGGAGTGCTTCCGTTGCCCGCCGTTCTGCCCCTGGTCCTCGGGGCGAATGTGGGGGGGACCTCCCTGGCCTTTACCGCCTCCTCGGGTCTGGCCGCGGAGGGGAGGAGGGTCGCCTGGGGGCACCTGCTGATGAAGACCGTCGGCGCGGCCCTGTTTCTCCCGTTCTTTTCGGCAGCCCAGGGGTTTCTCTCTCTGATGTCGCCGGACCCGTCCCGGATCGTCGCCAACGCCCACACGATGTTCAACTTCACGCTGGCCATCCTCTTTTTTCCCCTCCTTCCCCGCCTGTCCTCCGCCCTCTGCCGGGTGGTCCCCGGGAAGACATCCCTGGTCCCCGCGGGGGAGCCGGCCTACCTGGACCGGGACCATCTGCCCGCGACAGGGGCAGCCCTCGGACAGGTGGCGCGGGAGATCGTGCGGATGGCGGACATGATCCAGGAAATGCAGGAACTGGGGCTCCAGGCGATCCGCAGCATGGATGTCGACCTCGTCACCCGGATCGCCCGGGCGGACGACGACGTCGACCGGCTGACCCGCGAGGTGAAGGTATTCCTCTCGAAGCTCGGCGAGGGAGCTCTGGACCCGGAGCAGACCCGCCGCGCCGTGGCCTACATCTCCATCGTCTCCGATCTGGAGAATATCGGGGATTTCCTCGACAAGACGCTGGGCGAACACCTGCGCAAGCTGGCGGAGCGGAACCAGCGCTTCTCGGAGGAGGGATCCAGGGAGCTGCAGTCGCTGATGCGCGAGGTGGAGTCGATGTACGGCGAGGCGGTGTCCGCCTTCGTGACCCGGGACGAGAGAGCCGCCGAGATCGTGATTGCCCGGAAAAAGGTCGTCGGCCAGAGGGAACGGCAGTTGCGCATCGCCCACATCCATCGTCTGCAGAAGGGGACCCCCGAGTCGCTCGAGTCCAGCGCCGCCCACCTGGACATCCTCTCCTCCTGGAAGGTGATCGCGTCCCACTGCGCCTCCATCGCCTACAACGTCATCCAGATGGATGCCTGAGCCGGCGCGAGCCACGAACCCCCGGCAACCCCGGGAACGGTCCGCGGGCCGGCCTTCGTCATTGATTCCGTTTCGGGGACGAGGTATCTTGATCTGTCGAAAATTCTCCGGGTGCCGGCTTGCGGAAGACCCCGCAATATGGGGAAATACGCCGGCACGGGAATCCATACGCCTACTGAGGGGAGAAACCGGCACATGGTGGAGTCGTCGTTTTCGGTGATCGAAAAAAAGATCTCGGATCTCGCGGGGATGGTGGTAGCGTTGAAGAAGGAAAAGGCGGATCTGGCGGCCCGATTGGAAAAAAAGGAGGCCGAGGTCAGGGACATGGTGCGGAAGGTCGCCGAACTGACCGAAGAGCGGGACGAAATCCGCAGCAAGGTCGAGACAATCCTGGCGCGAATCGAAAGCATTGAGTTGTAGCGGACGGGCTGTATAATGAAAGGTGTAGGGAGATGGGCGACCGGTTCAATGTGAACATCGCCGGTTATGCGCTCACCGTTTCGACCGAGCGGACGGCGGAACACATGGAGCGGCTGAGCGAACTTCTGAACAAGAGGGTTCGGGAGATCCAGAAGTCCGGCGGAACCGCGAACTATCTCCACGTGGTCATGCTGGCCGCCATGAAGCTGGGAGACGAGGTCCTCGAGCTTCGTGAGGCACTCGACGCGGAAAAACGGCGTTTCGAGGAAAAAAGCCAGGAACTCCTGGGGGTGCTGGACAAGGCATTGAAATAGGACGGGATGGCAGGCGGCCCCTGCCGTGTTCGTGATTGGCGGAAGAGTCAGAGCCAACACAGAGAGAACGGGATCCCTTCCGGGCGTCGGTGAGCATGCCCCTGCACGGGGAAGCCTGAAGGCGCCGACCAGGGAACCCACCTGGTGAAAACCAGGTTCGACTCGACTGCCGACACGGCAAAGCGCAGGGGCTTTCCCGCACTTTTCGCGGGCGCAGGCCGTTTACATAGATCGGGGCGGCAGGGGCATAAGGATCGTACGTTCTACAACGAATAAGGTTTGATCGTTGTTTCGATAGCTGCAACCTCGAGCGAATCCGGGTTTCCCCTCCGGGTTCTCGCCTTATTCGCGTTTCCTGCCTCCTCTCGTAATTCCACATTCGAAAGGACGTTTCATGTTCGCCGGAGAGCGGAAAGCGCGTCTTCGCCGGAACGAGCGGAGGCGTTTTAGCCCCGAAGAGCCGGACCGGGAGCGCGCGGGAAAAAGCCTCCAGGTGCAGGACCGGTTCCTGGCCGCGTTTCCGCCGGCCTCCGGCAGGAAGATCGCCCTGTATGCGGCGGTGCGCGGGGAAGTCGGGACCGACCTTATCCGCGAACGCTGCCTTGCCGCAGGGGCGTTTCTTTATTACCCCCGGATGTGCGAGGACGGCAACCTCACCTTCTTCCGCCATGAGGAGAACGACGGATGGGAGCGGGGAAGATTCGGAATCCGGGAGCCTCGGGCCGTACCGGGCAGGGAAGGGATCCGGAAAGGGTTCGACCTGGTCGTCGTCCCCGGTCTCGCATTCGATGCGGCCGGCAGGCGGCTGGGGCAGGGTCACGGCTATTACGATCGTTTTCTTTTTGGTCTCGGCGGGACGGCGGTGACGGTCGGGCTGGCCTTTTCCTGGCAACTGGTTCCGGAGGTCCCCGTGGACGCGTGGGACGTCCCCGTCGACGCCGTGGTCACGGAAACCGGTGTTGTCGAGCGGGACATAAAATAGATGGGGTATGAGGGAGGAATCCTTTGAATACGAATATGATCATCATCGCGGCGCTTGCGGTGCTCGTGGCGGGCCTCGCGCTCGTCGTTCTCTCTCTGATGTCGAAGAAGAAATTTGCGGAGGATCGGGCCCAGGAAGCGGCGGCGAAGGCCGAGGAGATTCTCCACAATGCAAGGAAGGAGGCCGAGAACACCCTCAAGGAGGCGGTTCTCCAGGCCAAGGATTATCAGCTCCAAATGAAACTCGATTTCGAGCGGGAGACCCGCGAGCGAAAGAACGAGATCAGCCAGCTCGAGAAGCGACTTCTCCAGAAGGAAGACACGCTCGACCGGAAGACCGAGACCCTCGAGGGCCGGTCGCAGGAATTTGCAAAGAAGGAAAAGGAGCTGGCCGAGTCGGAGCACAGGCTTGCACGGGGGAACCAGGAACTCCAGGACCTGACCCGCAGTGCGAAGGAAAACCTCGAGCGGATCTCGGAGGTGACGGCCGACCAGGCGAAGTCCGAACTCGTGGAGATGATCGCGGACGAGGCCAGGCTGGACGCAGCGAAGAAGGTCCGCGCGATCGAGGAAGAGTTCAAGGAGGAGGCGGGGCAGAAGGCCCAGAAGATGATTGCGCTCGCCGTCCAGAGGTACGCGGCCGATTACGTCGCCGAGCGCGTCGTCACGGCGGTTCCCCTCCCCTCGGAGGAGATGAAGGGGAGGATCATCGGGAGGGAGGGGCGCAACATCCGGGCGTTCGAGGCGGCGACGGGGATCGATGTCATCATCGACGACACCCCCGAGGCGGTTATCCTGTCGGGGTTCAACCCCGTGCGCCGCGAGGTCGCGAGGATCGCCCTCACCCGACTGGTACAGGACGGGCGCATCCATCCCGCCCGGATCGAGGAAACGGTAGAGAAGGTGGCCAAGGAGGTGGAGGAGATCATCCGCGAGGCGGGGGAACAGGCCCTGTTCGATCTGGGTCTCCACGGGCTCCACCCCGAGCTGGTCAAGCTCATCGGAAAGCTCAAGTACCGGACCTCGTACGGCCAGAACATCTACACCCACTCCCTCGAGGTGGCGTTCCTCTGCGGGATGATCGCTTCCGAGCTGGGTCTTTCCGCCAAGGTCGCCAAACGGGCGGGGCTTCTGCACGACATCGGCAAGGCGGTGGACCACGAGGTCGAGGGACCTCACGCCCTGATCGGCGCGGACCTGTGCAAGAAGTACGGCGAATCCGCCCGTGTCATCCATGCCATCGCCGCCCACCACGAGGACGAGTCCCCGCGGGACGTGCTGCCCATTCTCGTCCAGGCGGCCGATGCGCTCTCCGGGGCGAGGCCGGGGGCCCGCCGCGAGATGCTGGCCAACTACCTCAAGCGTCTGGAGGATCTCGAAAAGATCGCGAAGTCGTTCGCGGGGGTGGAGAAGTCCTACGCCATCCAGGCCGGACGGGAGGTGCGCATCATCGTCGACAACCACAAGATAAGCGACGACCTGGCCACGATGCTTGCGCGGGACATCGCGAAAAAGGTCGAGACCGAGCTATCCTATCCCGGCCAGATCCGCGTCACCGTCATCCGCGAGACGCGCGCCGTGGAATACGCCCGCTAGGGACGGTCCTGGATGAGGGCTTGGCAGAACCGCAAAGGGACCGCAGTCACACAGCAGAGGGTGATAGACCCACCGGGGAGGCCAGGACCGTCCCTGGTTGTCGAAATGTCCTGCGGTGAGACTGACTTGATGGCACCAGGGACCGCAGTTCACGACGAAGGGTTGATAAGAGATGGCGCGTAATCCAGGACCGTCCCTGCTTTTTCACAGAGGACCGTCGTCCACGACCCAGGGTGGTGGAGGGGAAGAGCGTTCTCCAGGACCGTCCCTGGTTTTAAGATAATGTGGGTTCTCTTCCTCGGCGACGTGGTCGGCAAACCCGGCAGGAGGGTGGTGCGGGAATTCCTGTCCCGGATCCGATCGCACCGGGACATCGACCTGATCATCGCCAACGGCGAGAACGCCGCCGGAGGGGTGGGGGTGACCGGGCCGGCGGTCCGGGAGCTCTTCGACGCAGGGGTGGACGTGCTGACGGGCGGGAACCACACCTGGGACAAGCGGGAAGGGCTGCCCCTCGTGCGGGACGAGGAGAAGGTCTTGCGCCCCGCCAACTACCCGCCGGGAGTGGACGGCCGCGGATGGGGCGTCTTTCATGGGCGGAGCGGGTCCCCGTATGTCGTTGTATCCCTGATCGGCCGGGTCTTCATGGGTCAGTATGACTGCCCGTTTCGCTGGATGGACGAGTCGGTGCCGGAGATGAAGCGGCATGCCGCGACGGTCATCGTCGACTTCCACGCGGAAGCGACCTCGGAGAAACGGGCGATGGCGTTCCACCTCGATGGGAGGGTTTCCGCGGTCGCAGGGACCCACACCCATGTCCAGACGCGGGACGCGCAGGTCATGCCCGGGGGGACCGGCTACATCACCGACGCGGGAATGTGCGGACCGACGAACTCCGTGATCGGGATGGATGCCGGCGACGTCCTGCGGCGTTTTCTCACCCAGGTGCCGACCCGCTTCGAGGTGGCCTCGGGCGAGGCGGAAGCCGCCGGCGTCTTCTTCGAGATCGACCCGGCGTCCGGGGTGTGTCGCGGCGCGGAGGCGTTCGCGATGAGCGAAACCATGATGAGGGGCCGGGAAGCATGGATGCGATTCTGAAGTCTCTCAAGCGGGGAACGATCGACCTCATTTCCGAGGAGGAGCTCGAGGGAAAGCTCCGGCGGGCACAAAAGGGGAAGAAAGCCCTCCGCGTGAAGGCGGGCTTCGACCCGACCGCTCCCGATTTGCATCTGGGGCACACCGTGCTCATCCAGAAACTGAAGCACTTCCAGGAGGCGGGGCACCAGGTGGTGTTTCTCATCGGGGACTTCACGGGGATGATCGGCGACCCCAGCGGGAAGGTCGAGACCCGCAAGCCCCTGACGCGGGAGGACGTGGAGCGCAACGCGCAGACCTACCGGCAGCAGATCTTCAAGATCCTCGACCCGGAAAGGACCGAAGTCCGGTTCAACTCGGAGTGGCTTTCGCCGCTTTCCATCGAGGAGATGGTGCGCATCGCGGGGCAGATGACGGTCGCCCGCATGCTGGAGAGGGACGACTTCCGCCGCCGGTACGAGGAGAACCGACCGATCTCGATCCACGAATTCCTCTACCCGCTTTTCCAGGGGTACGACTCGGTCGCCTTGCGCGCGGACGTGGAGCTCGGGGGGACCGACCAGAAGTTCAACCTGCTGGTGGGGCGCGATCTCCAGCGCGTCTGGGGGCAGGAGCCCCAGGTCGTCATCACCACGCCGCTTCTCGTCGGGCTGGACGGAGTGAACAAGATGAGCAAGAGCCTGGAGAACTATGTGGGGATCACGGAGGAGCCGGACACGATCTTCGGGAAACTGATGTCGATCTCCGACGACCTGATGCTCCAGTACTACGAACTGCTTTCCGACATCTCCCTGGGGGAGTGGGAGAGGCTGAAAGGGGGAATTGCGGACGGATCGCGCCATCCGATGGAAGCCAAACTGGCCCTGTCACGGGAGATCGTCGCGCGCTTTCACGGGGATGCCGCCGCGAAGGAATCGGAAGAAGGCTTCCGGAAGCGGTTCTCCCGGAAGGAATTCCCGGAGGATGCCCGGCGCGTGTCCGGCAGCGCGCTCGCCGGGAAAACCGACCTCACGTCGGTCGTCTCCACGGTCTCCCTCTCCTTCCGCTCCAAGGCGGCGGCCAGGCGCCTTATCGAGCAAGGCGGCCTGGAGGTCAACGGGGAGCGGGCGAGCGATCCCCTCGGAGAGATCCCCCTCCGCGGCGAAATCCGGTTGAAAATCGGGAAGAAAGAATTCATCATCCTTTCGTTCGAATGAGGCCGG encodes the following:
- a CDS encoding Na/Pi cotransporter family protein, translated to MMDALFLQVIGGVFLLLYGVRLTGQGFELAFGAKLSRLWVGPGGGRFRAFGAGVLSTSLIQSSGAVVAMVVSFTEIAPLSLPQSLAVVLGADLGSTVTIQILSFRIYQYAFLVVSIGVILSLWGRKRTLRAIGQGILGFGLLLLALKFLAGAASEIGSVTSLRLLMADLAQAPLVSFLLGVLLSALFQSGTAVMILLIAFSQQGVLPLPAVLPLVLGANVGGTSLAFTASSGLAAEGRRVAWGHLLMKTVGAALFLPFFSAAQGFLSLMSPDPSRIVANAHTMFNFTLAILFFPLLPRLSSALCRVVPGKTSLVPAGEPAYLDRDHLPATGAALGQVAREIVRMADMIQEMQELGLQAIRSMDVDLVTRIARADDDVDRLTREVKVFLSKLGEGALDPEQTRRAVAYISIVSDLENIGDFLDKTLGEHLRKLAERNQRFSEEGSRELQSLMREVESMYGEAVSAFVTRDERAAEIVIARKKVVGQRERQLRIAHIHRLQKGTPESLESSAAHLDILSSWKVIASHCASIAYNVIQMDA
- a CDS encoding 5-formyltetrahydrofolate cyclo-ligase, whose protein sequence is MFAGERKARLRRNERRRFSPEEPDRERAGKSLQVQDRFLAAFPPASGRKIALYAAVRGEVGTDLIRERCLAAGAFLYYPRMCEDGNLTFFRHEENDGWERGRFGIREPRAVPGREGIRKGFDLVVVPGLAFDAAGRRLGQGHGYYDRFLFGLGGTAVTVGLAFSWQLVPEVPVDAWDVPVDAVVTETGVVERDIK
- a CDS encoding cell division protein ZapA; the protein is MGDRFNVNIAGYALTVSTERTAEHMERLSELLNKRVREIQKSGGTANYLHVVMLAAMKLGDEVLELREALDAEKRRFEEKSQELLGVLDKALK
- a CDS encoding TIGR00282 family metallophosphoesterase, with product MWVLFLGDVVGKPGRRVVREFLSRIRSHRDIDLIIANGENAAGGVGVTGPAVRELFDAGVDVLTGGNHTWDKREGLPLVRDEEKVLRPANYPPGVDGRGWGVFHGRSGSPYVVVSLIGRVFMGQYDCPFRWMDESVPEMKRHAATVIVDFHAEATSEKRAMAFHLDGRVSAVAGTHTHVQTRDAQVMPGGTGYITDAGMCGPTNSVIGMDAGDVLRRFLTQVPTRFEVASGEAEAAGVFFEIDPASGVCRGAEAFAMSETMMRGREAWMRF
- the rny gene encoding ribonuclease Y → MNTNMIIIAALAVLVAGLALVVLSLMSKKKFAEDRAQEAAAKAEEILHNARKEAENTLKEAVLQAKDYQLQMKLDFERETRERKNEISQLEKRLLQKEDTLDRKTETLEGRSQEFAKKEKELAESEHRLARGNQELQDLTRSAKENLERISEVTADQAKSELVEMIADEARLDAAKKVRAIEEEFKEEAGQKAQKMIALAVQRYAADYVAERVVTAVPLPSEEMKGRIIGREGRNIRAFEAATGIDVIIDDTPEAVILSGFNPVRREVARIALTRLVQDGRIHPARIEETVEKVAKEVEEIIREAGEQALFDLGLHGLHPELVKLIGKLKYRTSYGQNIYTHSLEVAFLCGMIASELGLSAKVAKRAGLLHDIGKAVDHEVEGPHALIGADLCKKYGESARVIHAIAAHHEDESPRDVLPILVQAADALSGARPGARREMLANYLKRLEDLEKIAKSFAGVEKSYAIQAGREVRIIVDNHKISDDLATMLARDIAKKVETELSYPGQIRVTVIRETRAVEYAR
- the ftsY gene encoding signal recognition particle-docking protein FtsY, giving the protein MATHDDKRNGSFLSRLKIGLSKTRELLLMNVEAVARGIGPVDETVLAELEEALILADAGADLARKYREGLRTKWRRGELPNVDALRTELRKMVAETLAPRMVPLSVAPPYPFVVLVVGVNGVGKTTTIGKIAHHLGEEGHPVLLAAGDTFRAAAIGQLRVWAERAGADIVHHKEGSDSSAVVFDALRAAKARGSHVVLVDTAGRLHTKAHLMEEMRKVVRVIGKEVPGAPQEVLLVLDATNGRNAIAQAKTFQEVTGVTGIVLTKLDGTAKGGVVLAVTQETDIPIRFIGVGESVDDLKPFDAASFASAIF